The genomic region TGCAGCAGCCGCCCTCCCCCAGCCCCTGCCGTAAGGCAGCCGTCTGCAGCAGCCGCCCTCCCCCAGCCCCAGCCGTAAGGCAGCCGTCTGCAGCAGCCGCCCTCCCCCAGCCCCTGCCGTAAGGCAACCATCTGCAGCAGCCGCCCTCCCCCAGCCCCTGCCGTAAGGCAACCATCTGCAGCAGCCGCCCTCCCCCAGCCCCAGCCGTAAGGCAGCCATCTGCAGCAGCCGCCCTCCCCCAGCCCCAGCCGTAAGGCAACCATCTGCAGCAGCCGCCTTCCCCCAGCCGTAAGGCAACCATCTGCAGCAGCCGCCTTCCCCCAGCCGTAAGGCAACCATCTGCAGCAGCAGCCGCCCTCCCCTTGCACTATGTAGATAGGCTCAGGAACCTACATGGACTCTCTGCAGATACTGCACGTGGTCCTGTACGGCCGTCTGCAGGTAGCAGGGCACTTGGAGGATCTCCTGGTGGTGGTCCATGAGGAAGGAGACCAGTCTTGTCGCCAGCAGCTCGTCCAGATCCACCTCCTCGGAGCAGCACAAGACGCAGCGGGAGAACGTTTGGATCATCTGATTGGAAGACAAGAAGTTATAGCAGGTCCAGGATAAAGGGACCGGGCGCTGCCAGCTCCTCCCACAGCGACTTACCAGCGAGCGGGTGCCCATGGCGTCGTGCAGGCGCGGCATGTCCACGTTCTGGCTCATGCGGGAGATCATCCTCATCAGCAGCTGCAGCTTCCTGCGGTTGGGGGGCggcagcaggaggcagcagagctGAAGGGCATCGATGGCCACGCGCTCCAGGTGAGGCTGCAGCAAACCTGAGGATGACAGGAGGACAAGGTCTCCATGAGGAGGGACAGAAGCTCttctctagtcacacccagagctgcactcacatttATACTTTGATATCCATCAAACACTGTGGTTCGGTCGGTTCCGGTCACTCGTCAGGATTCTGGGTATTGAAAATGaaccaaaatccatcctgataaacccgggacattactcctagatccaagcaccgggactgtggtgtcttcttatatctgttatccatggcctcctgccttctaaaatcaacttttaaaattgtactAATGCGCATGAAGGGCTCCTGGAggcgttaccaaagcccctccatgctgtagcttcacaggatattACTCtgcacaggagcacttccccctccctctgtgtgagaTTATAGCATGTAgcgggaggggaaagtgctacaTGATCAGGGGTGGGAGAccatgtaacagcctttgaagctgtaGCACAGAGGGTCATTAGcaggtgtccctgatttatcatgcttgattttgatggcagattacgTAATAATGATAAAAGGCTGATAACTGAAGAATcagaacatgtgaatgcagctttggatgtgaacagagagagaaaaaaaaaaattaaattgatggatttaaaaaaaaaaaaacaaaaaaacaaaaaaacaacaacaacaacaacaacaacaaccacAAGAATACCCACACACCAAAAACTGATATTTCTTTGCAGATTGACGGATACTAAATCAAGAAGGGATCAGCCATGAGCAGATGGACAAGAAGGTGGAGACCCGTGCAGCTgtgtcaggggggaggggcataTAAAGCAAAGCATGAAAGACATTGGATTCGATTATTCTGATCCTCCACCTGGAGTCTTATATAGAAGAACATCCATTgagttgcagctctggatgtgactggagagaCTATCTATAAATCACCTCCTGATCGTTGTATAAGCTGCAGGAATGAGCAGAATCCTAGGTGCAGCTTTAGAGGTGAGTGGAGAAGAGTTATGCATAGTATATAGGGCGAGGGGGTCCGTGGTCTGGTGCCCTAGGGGGGCAGTGACTGCAGGATTAGGGGGGCGCACATCACATAGATGAGCAGGAGAGCTGTGTACACATTCAGGTCTATGCACAATACATGGGGGCTGCAGGAAAATAGCTGACAATATGCTAATTACCCCGTCTAGTGGGCGGCCCCTTCCTGCTCCAGCCTTAGACCACCCACCCTGACATAGCGGTAACTGCCCCAGAATCTCCACCTATTGTGTGATGTACAAGGTCCTCGTATTCTAGGGGAGAATTAAAGGGgaggttattgggggggggggggggtgctggaaaGTCGTGCGCAGATTTGGTTACAGAAATCAGAGTTTGGGTTGTGATCACATTGGGTTAATGCggggaggactacaagtcccagaaggGATTAGAGCAGACACATGACACACACATGCAGGACACAGGGTTACCCTTACTTTGGGTGCAGGGAGCGTGCAgtgcaggagggggggcaggactGGACAGCTCCATGCTGCTCTGGCACAAGCGTTTGGTGATGCCCGGCTCGGCCTCTTCCGTGGAGCTCAGCCGTTTCTGCAGTCTCCCTTGTCCGGCCTCCCCGGGTCGGATGGTGATCTCGGCCACCGGAGTGTTAATACTGGCACAAGACCCCAGACAGTCCCCCAGGCTTTGTGATCTGGACAGCGTCCTGCGGGCAGTCTTCGGAGCGCCCCCTGCTGCAGAAGTCTGAGTATTGCTGTCAGCAGAGGTCTGGTCTTCTCTGCCAGGGGCACCGCATGGAGGTAGATTTGGggatctggtggttagagaaacTGGAGAACAAGTTTCCGAGGAATCGCTGCCATCATTTACTTCGGAATAGGAGGCGTCTGCGATTCCTTCCATGGAGCAGCTGCGCAGGGGGATCCTGGCATCTTTCCTGCATGTGGACAGGTTCTGGCAGCTGCCGCCTATGACCTGTGACCTCTGCCCCAGGCAGCTGTACAGCTTCTCTCTATCAGGATTGTGCAGGGCATAGTCCTTGTGCTCCCGGCCCAGCTCCCCAAAGCCGTGgtcatcctcatcctcctcctcctcgttggGGACCTTCCGCACCAGGCTGAGGAGCAGACACTCCGTAGACTTAAAGTTTGTGTTGCTGAGTTTGGGGGAGCGGGAGGAGCGCGGGGCGGACGCCTCCTTCTGTACCTTCTGCGTCTTGTGACGCCTGCGGGGCACCGTAATGTAGCCACAAACAACTAACCAGGAGGAAAGACAAGTTAATATGTGCAGAGAGGAAGGAGAAACGTGAGGTTAGTAGCCGCAGGTTAGCGGAGAACAGCGGCAAAGCAAAAGGGACAGAACACAGCGATAAGCGGCATCAAATCCTGCACAGACACAAggcctgaaacactctgtgctgccaaTCATCCTgctgctcttacagtacagaagttATCTGTGCTCCATGCACTTGGggaggtcctcacactgctgtgcgctgtgccTCTACCTGTCCTGAGTAAGAACCTCAGGTGGCTTCTGGTTGGAAACTACATTACTCACTGAGAAAGGGGCTATGCAGCACAGAGAaacgagcacagcagtgtgaggacactaccgTGGTGCATGtggagcagctacaatcctggaatacaaggtCACATGACTGGTGGACACATAGGATGGTGGATAACTCTCTATAGCGAGGATAACTCCCACCTTAGGACATATGCGGGTATTGGGACCCTTCTGCATCTGTGGTTAGCAGCCACCTCCATCAGCCAACAAGACGTCACCTAACCCCAGAGCGGAGCCACCAAGCGGCGGCCATGCAGGACCTCAGAGCGGCTGAGCGGGGCCCGGCGCACTACAATAACACAATGGTCTAGCGGGCGATCCGAGAGCAGAGACTTACCCAGAATATTCACAAAAAGCTCATAATACTCGTACGTGAGCAGCGGCTCCGGGAGGTTCAGGAAGTAGTCGGCCACCGTCCTGAAGACGTCTCGCTCGAAGCCCGGGTAGGTGGGCTGGCTCAGGTCGTTGTTTCTTGGCCCTTAACACACAATTGGTATATTAGATAGAAAGGAACAGGGAGAGTAGGATCAGACTACGGAGTTTgtggtctgttaccatggagatgcaaaACACCAGAAAAGTTTACACTGTGCAGCCGGAGcatagaagggctctggtaacacccccagagcccttcaggtcaAGGAAAGACACAGATGTCCACCCAATACTTACAATTGGCGAGACACTTCATTGCAGACAAGACCCAGTGAGGAAGATCATCTGTAAGACGACAAGACTCGTCAGGAGGACAACGAGGAACAATCAGAAGAGACGACGATGAGAGGACACTCACCGCTCTTGTCCTGCAGGAAGACCACTCCGTGTTTGCTGGTGTGCGTCATGTTATACATGATGTGCCCGGGGTTCATCTGGGCCGGATCCAGAACCTCATCCAGTGCCGGCAGCGCCAGGATTTTCTGGAGGCTGAGAAGACAAGACACAAGGATGAGCCAAAAATACGGATCAgcgggactacaacccccagctgtcaggacatgaTGGGTGTAGGAGAGGTAACATATAAGCAAGTGGATCAGAGAGGGGTCAGCACTTCCTTAAAGGGGAAAGTTCCACATAGTG from Engystomops pustulosus chromosome 10, aEngPut4.maternal, whole genome shotgun sequence harbors:
- the DEPDC1 gene encoding DEP domain-containing protein 1A isoform X1 codes for the protein MESRIITPGPYRATKLWNEVTKYFRAGMPLKRHRQNFKTYGNCFAASEAVDWLHHLLRNNSNFGSDVTRQQTIQLLRKFLKNHVIEDLKGRWGSEDLEDNHQLFRFPSTSPVKSIPSRQPLWKRSSLENVFKEKENLFKMPHFSKRSMKRRSAADSRQENEPEEAMDVDKEGEDSGAKDLTKKDVEDIWGNITLIHLQKILALPALDEVLDPAQMNPGHIMYNMTHTSKHGVVFLQDKSDDLPHWVLSAMKCLANWPRNNDLSQPTYPGFERDVFRTVADYFLNLPEPLLTYEYYELFVNILVVCGYITVPRRRHKTQKVQKEASAPRSSRSPKLSNTNFKSTECLLLSLVRKVPNEEEEDEDDHGFGELGREHKDYALHNPDREKLYSCLGQRSQVIGGSCQNLSTCRKDARIPLRSCSMEGIADASYSEVNDGSDSSETCSPVSLTTRSPNLPPCGAPGREDQTSADSNTQTSAAGGAPKTARRTLSRSQSLGDCLGSCASINTPVAEITIRPGEAGQGRLQKRLSSTEEAEPGITKRLCQSSMELSSPAPPPALHAPCTQSLLQPHLERVAIDALQLCCLLLPPPNRRKLQLLMRMISRMSQNVDMPRLHDAMGTRSLMIQTFSRCVLCCSEEVDLDELLATRLVSFLMDHHQEILQVPCYLQTAVQDHVQYLQRVHMKDPTPGFYFCKQISAQEFEEQKVVTSQAAIMELLEGIVKDKNLSMKDKKKKLKQFQREYPEIYRSRFPTTESEARLFGDKPTIKQPMLVLRRPKFRNIRY